A section of the Spirosoma pollinicola genome encodes:
- a CDS encoding lysoplasmalogenase has product MSTTPTRSFTIIFALITLLEMIGDTLHIRWLHYGSKPLIMALLFLYVWQHYRLAGSPHIIRWLMIGMVFALLGDVFLMIREVDLFALGLGSFLIMQLCYCRAFWLLIYRAKQPLRVQTLWKTSVPFLIYDLAFLILLYPVFVNNPSLTPLWWPVVIYVFCLSTMGLLATQVDRFQLHDLLNRGSLVVGALLFILSDSAIAIDKFLHPIPGATWVVMTTYAAAQYLIVVGLVQQTSPA; this is encoded by the coding sequence ATGTCCACTACACCTACCCGCTCATTTACGATCATTTTTGCGCTCATTACACTGCTCGAAATGATTGGCGATACCCTGCACATTCGCTGGCTGCACTATGGCAGTAAACCGCTGATTATGGCGTTGCTTTTTCTGTATGTCTGGCAGCACTATCGTTTGGCGGGCTCTCCCCATATAATTCGCTGGCTGATGATTGGTATGGTTTTCGCCTTGCTGGGCGACGTCTTTCTGATGATTCGGGAAGTAGATTTGTTCGCATTGGGTCTGGGCTCGTTTCTGATAATGCAGCTATGTTACTGTCGTGCCTTCTGGCTGCTTATTTATCGGGCAAAGCAACCGCTTCGTGTTCAGACGCTGTGGAAAACATCCGTCCCATTTCTGATTTACGACCTTGCGTTCCTGATTTTACTTTACCCGGTTTTTGTCAATAATCCATCCCTGACACCCTTATGGTGGCCGGTAGTGATCTACGTCTTTTGCCTGAGTACGATGGGCCTGCTGGCTACTCAGGTTGACAGATTTCAGCTACATGACCTACTGAATCGAGGATCGCTTGTAGTAGGGGCCCTGCTTTTTATACTGTCCGATTCGGCCATAGCCATTGATAAATTTCTGCACCCTATACCCGGCGCTACCTGGGTGGTTATGACCACCTACGCAGCTGCGCAGTATCTTATTGTTGTTGGTTTAGTGCAGCAAACCTCACCTGCCTGA
- a CDS encoding nucleotidyltransferase domain-containing protein yields MNTGLSPEITVLLMGCLVDLSTDKQTQINQYIQQQLIDWKRLDTLADRHRLKPFLYRTLLKIPNAPTAFVESLKQDCRITATDNLLKLQHYKEVSALLTEHAIEHIPLKGVYLAEHAYPDSSLRISGDIDLLVGKDDVFRTIRLLQNHAYHLSKKQDLHWQQGEQTILSDLYEVSLFKPFFNDSHFDIDLHWKIMGFNQHYALFDLPYVRSQPEFSTELMIVLLVTHHGVNNVWQQIYYINDLYFSLKGKDINWNWLLQELGRYGFEDVFLAGLYWCVQIWNLSLPATVQTLIGSSKIHSIAEDYAQSWESDKANEFSDLILLQLTRLAKAQTKPGRRLKTYGTFLSSRVFRYSLFRVGPRLIYLPKEVGFLTIFIRATQSLFRFLPARSTN; encoded by the coding sequence ATGAATACAGGTCTATCTCCTGAAATAACTGTACTGTTGATGGGCTGCTTGGTGGACCTATCGACTGATAAACAAACGCAGATCAACCAATATATCCAGCAACAACTCATTGACTGGAAGCGCCTTGACACGCTGGCCGATCGTCACCGGCTCAAACCTTTCCTGTACCGTACCCTCCTGAAAATTCCCAACGCTCCTACTGCCTTCGTCGAGTCGCTCAAACAGGACTGCCGGATAACCGCTACCGATAACCTCCTGAAACTGCAACACTATAAGGAAGTCAGTGCTCTGCTAACCGAACACGCAATTGAGCATATACCATTAAAGGGTGTTTATCTGGCAGAACACGCCTACCCGGACAGCAGCCTTCGAATTAGTGGCGATATTGACCTGTTGGTTGGCAAAGACGATGTTTTCAGAACGATACGTCTTTTACAGAATCATGCCTATCATTTATCAAAGAAGCAGGATCTGCACTGGCAACAGGGTGAACAAACGATTCTTTCCGATTTGTATGAAGTTAGTTTGTTCAAACCCTTTTTCAACGACAGCCATTTCGACATTGACCTGCACTGGAAAATCATGGGTTTCAACCAGCACTATGCCCTGTTTGACCTGCCCTATGTTCGTTCGCAGCCCGAGTTTTCGACCGAGTTGATGATCGTATTGCTGGTAACGCATCACGGCGTTAATAATGTCTGGCAGCAAATTTACTACATAAATGATTTGTACTTTTCCCTGAAGGGCAAAGACATCAACTGGAACTGGCTGTTGCAGGAACTTGGCCGATACGGTTTTGAGGATGTCTTTCTGGCGGGGCTATATTGGTGCGTGCAAATCTGGAATCTTTCGTTACCTGCCACTGTGCAGACATTAATAGGCTCATCAAAAATTCATTCGATTGCCGAAGACTACGCCCAAAGTTGGGAAAGCGATAAAGCGAACGAGTTCAGCGATTTGATCCTGTTACAGCTCACCCGTCTGGCGAAAGCTCAAACAAAACCGGGCAGGCGACTTAAAACGTATGGTACTTTTCTGAGTAGCCGTGTATTTCGCTACAGTCTGTTCAGGGTAGGTCCGCGCCTGATTTATCTACCTAAAGAAGTTGGTTTCCTAACCATATTTATACGAGCAACGCAGTCTTTATTTCGTTTTTTACCTGCGCGTTCTACCAATTGA